Genomic DNA from Mus caroli chromosome 8, CAROLI_EIJ_v1.1, whole genome shotgun sequence:
AAGGCTGTAGGTTTAGGATTGGGGTCCAGCCAATGGTCTAGCCTGGGCTTAGCatgcagaaggccctgggttcagtaccGGCACAGTGACTAACTGCTTGGATTTTGGAGCTCTCTCGAGTTCAGGAGGGTGcagtggctcaggggttaagatcACCGGTTCGGCTTTTTACCCTCCTTCCACACTGAGGACCACAACCATCTAACAGTCCCAGGGCATCCCACGCCCgctcctggcctctgcaagcacttGGTTCAAAGATAAACATGCGGGAGAAAATTAAGAGAGAGGAACCAGAGGGGGTTTGTTTGGGTCTTTGTGGTGGAAACAGCTGTCACCTTCTGACTGATCTACTTGGGTCAAGGCTCTTGACAGTCCTAAAGGTTCTGTATTTTCCTAAAATAGCACGGGCGACTGGGAGCCACCGGTTCAAGCACATGAACGGGGGCAGTTTCACATCCAAATGCAGATGTTCAACTGTCGTGTGGCGGTTGTCCTGAGGAGTCCTCTTTCTGCCGCGGACAGCTGTGAGCAGAAGACCTTACAAACTGCCGCATCCGCTGGAGTAACAGAGAAGGGGCGACTGGCCGAGATAGGCGAATGTGGGGAGAGCCGTGCAGGCATGGGGACGTCACAGCCTCTAACTCCCGGCTAGCCTCCTGTCCTTGCCACCTGAGAGCTTACTGACCTTATCACGCTGCAGCTGGCGCAATCTGTGCTTCCGACCGCACCCCGAACAACCGCTCAAGAGTGCTGCGGCACTCGGGTCACCCCAGCACTCCAATCAAGAACGATCAGGAGCGTGAGGCCAGACGGAGCTACTAGACTCCAgcttaaaaactaaataagatgCGAGAAACCGGGCCAGCAAGGCGTGTCCCGCCCAGGGAAGCACCGGGGACTGCCCGGCCACTACCCACCTCAAAGCCCTGCAGAGCCCTGCGGTTTCGGGAACCACCTGCAAGCCCGGCCCCGGCGACACTTCATTTGCGCAACTGCACATGCGCCACGGCCTTGGCTCAAAGTGCTCGGACCCATGGCAGCGCGGCCGTCGCGCAGGCGCACTGGTGTACTGGCCTCTGCCGGGAGCGCCGCCGCCTCCCCGCCGCCATGGCAGCACCCGCGCCCGGTCTCATCTCGGTCTTCTCCAGCCCGCAGGAGCTGGGCGCGTCGCTGGCGCAGCTGGTGGCGCAGCGGGCCGCGAGCTGCCTGGAAGGGGACCGTGGCCGCTTCGCGCTTGGCCTGTCAGGCGGCAGCCTGGTCTCCATGCTAGCCCGAGACCTgcccgccgccgccgctcccGCTGGACCAGCCAGCTTTGCGCGCTGGACGCTCGGCTTCTGCGACGAGCGCCTCGTGCCCTTCGACCACGCCGAGAGCACGTACGGCCTCTACCGGGTGAGCGCTGCGGGGGCGCGCACCGCACGGGCTACGGGGGCCGCCGTGGGCCACGCCTTGCTGGCTCAGCCTACCGTGGAAACTCAGGCTACGGGGGCCGCCGTGGGCCACGCGGAGTCGGCTCAGTCCGCCGAGGAAGCGCGGGTCACGCCGAACTGGCTCAGCCTGCCTAGGAAACGCCAGGATCTGCTTCAACGCCTACCCGCGGGCTCCGGGACCCACGGGGTCTTGCTGGATGCGCAGTGATGTCCATCCAAGTGCAGCCTGACGGGCCTCCGTCCCCCGTATCTTCCTGAGGGTCGTACCTTGGCTGTGGGGCCTCGTGGGTCATGGCTGTTTGTGCACTCAGCCTGCCTCTAGTGTCCAGGGTGTGTTgggcctctgttttcttttctttaacaggAGCCGTTGGCCATCGCCTCCCAGCAGCCTGGGGTATGATGGCCACAAGGCGCCCTATAGGTTACAGAGGTCCCTGCTTCacacacagggaaactgaggcatggaggaTTGAGCTCTGAGCACACTTGGATGACTGCCACCACCTCCTAGGGGAAGCTGGTCCAGTGTCATGGGTCTGAAGCAGGGGAGGAAGGGCCATTACACACACTTACAGGTGGGAAACAGAAGATCCGTGTCTCCTGACCCTCATCTAGGGACCTGAAACTGCACCACTTTGAACACGATGCCTGCCCAAGAACTTCACTGAACTGGCTGTGGGTACTAGCACAGGGCTCAGTTGGCAGGGTACTTGTAGCTCAGTTGATATTGTGCTTGCCTAGAATGCTTAAGGTCCAAGCTTCATTTCCAGTATCATATAAACCAGGAATGGTCGTGCACCCCTGTCATCCCAGCAATGAGGAAGTAGAGGCTGGAgaatcgggagttcaaggtcattcccagctacccagttcaaggccagcctgtgcaaCGTGAGACTATTTTGATGCTGCCCactcaagaaaaataaagctaAG
This window encodes:
- the Pgls gene encoding 6-phosphogluconolactonase isoform X1, which produces MRETGPARRVPPREAPGTARPLPTSKPCRALRFREPPASPAPATLHLRNCTCATALAQSARTHGSAAVAQAHWCTGLCRERRRLPAAMAAPAPGLISVFSSPQELGASLAQLVAQRAASCLEGDRGRFALGLSGGSLVSMLARDLPAAAAPAGPASFARWTLGFCDERLVPFDHAESTYGLYRTQLLSKLPIPDSQVLTINPALPVEDAAEDYARKLRQALQGDAVPVFDLLILGVGPDGHTCSLFPDHPLLQEREKIVAPISDSPKPPPQRVTLTLPVLNAARSIIFVATGEGKAAVLKRILEDKEGTLPAALVQPRTGALCWFLDEAAARLLSVPFEKHSTL